Proteins found in one Vulpes vulpes isolate BD-2025 chromosome 13, VulVul3, whole genome shotgun sequence genomic segment:
- the LOC112923421 gene encoding small ribosomal subunit protein uS9-like gives MREVDVVKQQVFGGLLILRLNMQVSATKLGRRQASKHERKHPKNTHGGFSEALQLAGVDIRVRVKGGGHVAQIYAIRQSISKALVAYYQKYVDEASKKEIKDILIQYDRTLLVADPQRCESKKFGGPGARARYQKSYR, from the exons ATGAGAGAGGTGGATGTGGTCAAGCAGCAAGTTTTTGGAGGTCTACTGATCTTGAGACTGAACATGCAGGTGTCAGCAACAAagctgggcagaaggcaggctaGCAAACATGAGAGGAAACACCCCAAAAACACT CATGGTGGCTTTTCAGAGGCTCTTCAGCTTGCCGGGGTGGACATCCGTGTCCGAGTGAAGGGTGGTGGTCATGTGGCCCAGATTTACGCCATCCGCCAGTCCATCTCCAAGGCGCTGGTGGCCTATTACCAGAAATATGTGGATGAGGCCTCCAAGAAGGAGATCAAAGACATCCTTATCCAGTACGACCGGACCCTGCTGGTGGCAGATCCCCAGCGCTGCGAATCCAAAAAGTTTGGCGGTCCTGGTGCCCGTGCTCGCTACCAGAAATCCTACCGATGA